The Methanobrevibacter sp. TMH8 genome contains a region encoding:
- a CDS encoding 2,5-diamino-6-(ribosylamino)-4(3H)-pyrimidinone 5'-phosphate reductase gives MKPHVILNAAMTLDGKIATKTGSSEISGKKDLERVHKLRKEVDGIMVGINTVLADDPRLTVHKINSKKSDNPIRVVVDNQCRTPLSSRILNDDAETIIATSDYVKKDDLAFERCQKLTKVADIFYSNESPVNLKELMKYLYSKNIKTLMLEGGSTLNFSMLKENLIDEIRVCVAPMVVGGKNAKTLIDGEGFDFMKDAINLELKNRYQLGKDLILEYTVLRF, from the coding sequence ATGAAACCTCATGTAATATTAAATGCAGCTATGACACTTGATGGAAAAATAGCTACAAAGACTGGAAGTTCGGAAATATCTGGGAAAAAAGATTTAGAACGTGTTCATAAACTTCGAAAAGAGGTTGATGGAATAATGGTAGGTATAAATACTGTGTTAGCTGATGACCCTAGATTAACAGTTCATAAAATAAATTCAAAAAAATCAGACAACCCTATTAGAGTAGTAGTTGATAATCAATGTCGGACTCCACTATCCTCCAGAATATTAAATGATGATGCTGAAACGATCATAGCAACTTCAGATTATGTAAAAAAAGACGATTTAGCTTTTGAACGTTGCCAAAAGCTTACTAAAGTGGCTGATATATTTTATTCAAATGAAAGTCCTGTGAACTTAAAAGAATTGATGAAATATCTCTACTCAAAAAACATTAAAACTCTTATGTTGGAAGGAGGATCAACTTTAAACTTTTCAATGCTAAAAGAAAACTTAATTGATGAAATAAGAGTATGTGTAGCTCCAATGGTTGTTGGAGGGAAAAATGCTAAAACATTGATTGATGGTGAAGGTTTTGATTTTATGAAAGATGCCATTAATCTTGAATTAAAAAATAGGTACCAATTAGGGAAAGATTTAATACTTGAATATACTGTTTTGCGATTTTAA
- a CDS encoding carboxymuconolactone decarboxylase family protein: MDNRYKKGMEILKITNKGAIEDLFEGLEDIAPDLGRFVVEFPYSEIYTRETVDLKTRELATVAALTAMGTAEAQLEDHINAALNVDNSPEEIVEIIMQMSAYAGFPAAINGVMSAKKVFKKKNLLPLKSKE; encoded by the coding sequence ATGGATAATCGTTATAAAAAAGGAATGGAAATACTAAAAATAACTAATAAAGGTGCTATTGAAGACCTTTTTGAAGGTTTAGAGGACATTGCTCCTGACCTTGGAAGGTTTGTAGTCGAATTCCCTTACTCTGAAATTTATACAAGAGAAACTGTTGATTTAAAAACTAGGGAATTGGCAACAGTAGCTGCTCTTACTGCTATGGGAACAGCTGAGGCTCAATTAGAAGATCATATTAATGCTGCTTTAAATGTTGATAATAGTCCTGAAGAGATAGTTGAAATAATAATGCAAATGTCTGCTTATGCAGGATTTCCAGCAGCTATTAATGGGGTTATGTCAGCTAAGAAAGTTTTTAAAAAGAAAAATTTACTTCCACTTAAATCAAAAGAATGA
- a CDS encoding cobalt-precorrin-8 methylmutase: protein MFMGASTKQGYDIANKSREIVRSLIKNDIGGLSPAEQDIVERIVHSTADPEYAKLVSISSDFVENSLKALKNNENILTDINMVKSGITQYEGNVDCYIKNQEVIDLAKNQKITRAAAAIQFAADNDFKGIIAVGNAPTALYKAIELYELGELDIASIVGVPVGFVGAADSKQALKSTSIPNIITEGPKGGTPVAVACVNSLIQTMKKD, encoded by the coding sequence ATGTTTATGGGCGCATCTACTAAGCAAGGATATGATATAGCTAATAAAAGCCGAGAAATTGTCAGATCTTTAATAAAAAATGATATTGGTGGACTTTCTCCAGCAGAACAAGATATTGTAGAAAGAATTGTTCATTCTACAGCTGATCCCGAATATGCTAAACTAGTATCAATAAGTTCTGATTTTGTTGAAAATAGCTTAAAGGCATTGAAGAATAATGAAAATATATTAACTGATATTAATATGGTTAAATCAGGAATTACTCAATATGAAGGTAATGTAGATTGTTACATTAAAAATCAGGAAGTAATTGATTTAGCTAAAAATCAAAAAATTACAAGAGCCGCAGCAGCTATCCAATTTGCAGCTGATAATGATTTTAAAGGAATTATAGCTGTTGGTAATGCACCTACTGCACTTTACAAAGCTATTGAATTATATGAATTAGGCGAACTTGACATTGCTTCTATTGTTGGTGTTCCAGTTGGATTTGTTGGAGCTGCAGATTCAAAACAAGCTTTAAAAAGCACATCAATTCCAAATATTATTACAGAAGGGCCTAAAGGAGGAACTCCTGTAGCTGTAGCTTGTGTAAATTCTCTTATTCAAACTATGAAAAAAGATTAG